From one Meles meles chromosome 18, mMelMel3.1 paternal haplotype, whole genome shotgun sequence genomic stretch:
- the LOC123930072 gene encoding uncharacterized protein LOC123930072, producing the protein MVLLRKGFPYQAGRNLLSPSPGTGEEAAPPVSADRGLTQRAAGVEGAATVEFGTAPGFPHPWSPACAGLESFCDRAELAQRLRAPVLHPRASALAHGPPARPGSSGQRSGGRSGKAAALTWGAAFGATFSPKRSASGVRGARQRARSQTQLRPGVAGPGWGLGAQGLPLPGTRAGPAALGCSFWRWPLPALRSFLWARVGRRLHHRDITSIQALIARSRRSRLHVNWIPPSRQCLATPLFPLEFIGLTLRLYLQSPCKCPSIRGLFPDFTPGSWAPIALKGKTTLAHSAFKISAANSQPRAPASPPALPYRKWPLQPERSAPSPAPGLAFLWLCSHCPPTLSPGSPLGSSLIQSPWKVLCSSQDFLLVTPLHSHPSSALLELPF; encoded by the exons ATGGTTCTTCTACGCAAAGGCTTCCCCTACCAGGCTGGAAG AAACCTGCTCTCCCCATCCCCGGGCACCGGCGAGGAGGCCGCCCCACCAGTCAGTGCTGACCGTGGACTCACGCAAAGGGCCGCGGGAGTGGAGGGGGCAGCGACTGTGGAGTTCGGGACAGCGCcgggcttcccccacccctggtcCCCAGCCTGCGCCGGTTTGGAAAGTTTCTGCGACCGAGCGGAGTTGGCGCAGCGTCTCCGTGCCCCGGTCCTCCACCCCCGGGCTTCTGCCCTCGCCCACGGCCCGCCGGCCCGACCGGGCTCTTCCGGGCAGCGGAGCGGAGGGCGGAGCGGGAAGGCAGCAGCCCTTACCTGGGGCGCGGCGTTTGGGGCCACCTTCAGCCCCAAGCGGAGTGCGAGTGGGGTGAGAGGGGCTCGGCAGAGGGCGCGGAGCCAGACGCAGCTGCGGCCTGGGGTGGCGGGGCCCGGGTGGGGGCTCGGGGCGCAGGGCCTGCCTCTCCCGGGAACCCGGGCTGGGCCGGCCGCGCTCGGTTGCTCCTTCTGGCgctggcctctccctgcactcCGCTCCTTTCTCTGGGCGAGGGTGGGCCGGCGCCTGCATCACCGTGACATCACCTCCATTCAGGCGCTAATCGCGCGGTCGCGGCGCTCCAG GCTCCATGTGAACTGGATACCACCCAGCCGACAGTGTCTGGCTACGCCTCTTTTTCCTCTTGAGTTTATAGGACTGACGCTGAGACTG TACCTCCAGTCACCCTGCAAATGCCCGTCCATCAGGGGGCTGTTCCCTGATTTCACCCCTGGCTCATGGGCTCCCATCGCCTTGAAGGGAAAGACTACGCTTGCTCACTCAGCATTTAAGATCTCCGCAGCCAACTCTCAACCCCGGGCGCCAGCCTCACCCCCCGCCCTTCCCTACAGGAAATGGCCACTCCAGCCTGAGAGGTCAGCTCCCAGTCCAGCCCCTGGACTTGCCTTCCTGTGGCTTTGCTCACACTGCCCCCCGACTCTCAGTCCAGGAAGCCCCCTCGGGTCGTCTCTGATCCAGTCCCCTTGGAAAGTCCTGTGCTCCTCCCAGGATTTTTTGCTGGTGACCCCACTCCACAGTCATCCTTCCTCGGCTCTCCTAGAGCTCCCCTTCTAA